In a genomic window of Myxococcus fulvus:
- a CDS encoding ornithine cyclodeaminase family protein, translating into MKTLLVTQADLRRLVHEVGIDVLMDRVIESVETAFRTFDLARTELRQREGFTLRNARTGVLEWMPVMRQGESVTIKVVGYNPMNPRHYGVPTIIATNSVYDCATGHLTALVDGVLATALRTGAASAIASRHLAHPESRVLGLVGAGAQAVTQLHALSRLFSIEKVLVFDVDSVAQRSFAGRAAFLGLDVRAVPLETVEAEADIVCTVTSVGVGEGPVLEDGRLKPWVHVNAVGSDLPGKLELPRSLLERSLVCPDFLPQALVEGECQQLRPEQIGPGIIEVVQHPERFGEWRERSTVFDSTGFSLEDEAVTGVLIELARRHGLGLDVELECLAGDAMNPYDLLLPEHQGQPGQGAPEGARPSIRVA; encoded by the coding sequence GTGAAGACACTCCTCGTCACCCAGGCGGACCTGCGCAGGCTCGTGCACGAAGTGGGAATCGATGTCCTGATGGACCGGGTCATCGAGTCGGTGGAGACGGCTTTCCGAACGTTCGACCTCGCGCGCACGGAGCTGCGGCAGCGCGAGGGCTTCACGCTGCGCAACGCCCGGACAGGCGTGCTCGAGTGGATGCCGGTGATGCGGCAGGGCGAATCCGTCACCATCAAAGTTGTCGGCTACAACCCGATGAATCCCAGACACTACGGGGTTCCCACCATCATCGCGACGAACAGTGTCTATGACTGTGCAACAGGCCACCTGACGGCATTGGTGGACGGGGTGCTGGCGACGGCGCTGCGCACGGGGGCGGCGTCCGCCATCGCCAGCCGGCATCTGGCGCATCCGGAGAGCCGGGTGCTGGGGTTGGTGGGCGCCGGCGCCCAGGCGGTGACCCAGCTGCATGCACTGTCGCGGTTGTTTTCCATTGAGAAGGTGCTTGTCTTTGACGTGGACTCGGTGGCGCAGCGCTCGTTCGCGGGGCGGGCGGCGTTCCTGGGATTGGATGTCCGCGCGGTGCCGTTGGAGACGGTGGAGGCGGAGGCGGACATCGTGTGCACGGTGACGTCGGTGGGCGTGGGAGAGGGGCCGGTGTTGGAGGACGGGCGGCTCAAGCCGTGGGTACACGTCAACGCGGTGGGCTCGGACCTGCCGGGGAAGCTGGAGCTGCCGCGCTCGCTGCTGGAGCGCAGCCTGGTGTGTCCGGACTTCCTGCCGCAGGCGCTGGTGGAAGGAGAGTGCCAGCAGCTGCGGCCCGAGCAGATTGGCCCGGGCATCATCGAGGTCGTCCAGCATCCCGAGCGCTTCGGGGAGTGGCGGGAGCGGTCCACGGTGTTCGACTCCACGGGGTTCTCGCTGGAGGACGAGGCGGTGACGGGCGTGCTCATCGAGCTGGCGCGCCGTCATGGATTGGGTCTGGACGTGGAGCTGGAGTGTCTGGCCGGTGACGCGATGAATCCGTATGACCTGCTGCTGCCCGAGCATCAGGGGCAGCCCGGGCAGGGGGCGCCGGAGGGGGCTCGGCCCTCGATTCGAGTGGCGTGA